The Streptomyces sp. M92 nucleotide sequence CCTCGTCAGTCGGCCGCGTTGTCGGCGCGGATCCGCACCTGTTCCTCCAGACGCCGCAGGCTGCCGTCCAGGGCCTCGGCCACCGCGGGCTGCCCCGGGTCGTGGTCCTCGTCGAAGAACGACAGGTGCACCGTCACCTCGCTGGCCCCGGTGCCCAGTCCGGCCACCTGCAGCCAGCCGGCGTAGCTGCCCTGGTCGCGGGTGCCCCACTCGAGCCGCATCTGCTCGGGCCGGGCGCTCAGCAGCGCGGAGGTGTCCTGGTCGGTGCGGTCCTCGTGCACGGTGACGGCGGGCGGTTCCTCCGGCTCCACGTGCAGGTCCCGGGGCAGCCACGTGTCGAGCTGCCCGACGTTCGCGGCCTGGTCGAAGACCTGCTCCGGCTGGGCCGGCATGGTGCGGGAACGCTCGTACTCGGTCATGTGGCACCACTCCTCGGCGCTCGGGGGCCTACGACGGGACGCGTGCCCCCTCTGCCCGGACCGAAGCGCTCCACGGGCGTCCGGCCCGGCGGGCGGGGCGGGGCGCGCGGTGCCAGACTGCTGGCAATGTGCCCCGTCCCGGCGGGTCTGTCGACGAGGGGAGACGAGGTGTCGACGTCAGAGGCGAGCGAGGCGCTCCTGCAGGAGTTCCTCGCCGATCCGGCTCATCTGACACTGGACCTGGCCACCGCCGTGACCCGTTGCACCGAGGCCCTGGACCTGCAGCACGCCGTGGTCTACCTCGTCGATCTCCAGCAGCGGCACCTCGTGCCGCAGACCGACGTGGCACCCGTCATCCCCGTCGACGGCTCACTGGCCGGCTGGGCCTACCGGACGCAGGCGCTGCGCGTCGAGGAGTCCGAGACCGGCGGCGTCACGGCGTGGCTGCCCCTGCTCGACGGTGCCGAACGGCTCGGCGTGCTGGGGGTGCACACGCCGGCGCTCACCACCGCCACGCTGGTCCGCAGCCGGGCGCTGGCCTCGCTGCTGGCCATGATGATCACGTCCAAGAGGGCCTTCGAGGACTCGTTCGTCCGGCACACGCGCACCGAGCGGATGCACCTCACCTCCGAGCTGCTCCGTGCCTTCCTGCCGCCCCGCACCATCGGCAACTCGCACGTGGTGTCCACGGCCGTGCTGGAACCCGCCTACGAGCTCGGCGGCGACGCCTTCGACCACTCGCTCACTCCCACGACGCTGCACGTGTCGGTCATCGACGCCATGGGACACGACCTCGCCTCCGGGCTGACCAGCGCGGTGGCGATGGCCGCCTGCCGCAACGCGCGGCGCAACGGAAACGACCTGCCCGCGCTCGTGCAGTGCGTCGACGAGGCGCTGGCAGGGTGGCTGCCGGAACAGTACTGCACCGCGGTCCTCGCCCAGCTGGAGTTCGAGACCGGGCTGCTGCGGTGGAGCAACTGCGGTCACCCCGCGCCGCTGCTCATCCGCGGTGACCAGTTGATCGTCGATGCCCTGGAGCGGGAGGCCGACCCGCCGATGGGCGCACCGGCCCAGTTGTCCGCCGAGCCGCGCCGGACGCACGAGATGCGGCTGGAGCCCGGTGACCGGGTCCTGCTGTACACGGACGGGATCACCGAGGCGCGCACCCGGGAGGAGAAGCTGTTCGGGCTCGAACGGTTCGCGGACTACGTCATCCGGGCCACGGCGGGCGGCGAGCTGGCCCCGGAGACCCTGCGGCGGCTGATCCACTCGATCCTGGACTCGCAGTCCGGCGGGCAGCTGCGTGACGACGCGACGATCCTGATGTTCGAATGGCGGCCGCCGACCCGCTGACCTGTCGCGGCGTGGTGGGTCAGGGCGTCAGACCCGGTGCCCCCGCGCACGCAGCCAGTCGTGCACGGTGTCCTTGTCCGCCGGGGTGATCCGGACGGGGCCTTCGACGTAGGGGCCCTCGTCCTCGGTGAATCCGGTGTCCGTGATCCTCGCCGTGACCCACGTGGCCAGGTCCTGGGCGGCCCGCTCGGACAGAGCGCCCTGTTCCCAGCCCGCGCGGGCCTCGCGGGCCGCGGCACGGTCGTGGCGTTCGGTCTCCTCGAGCCACGCCGCCACCAGCCGTTCCACGGTCCGCCGGTCGTCGAATGCGGTCCGTCGCCGCGTCTGCTTGTCGTTCATGCCGCCCGGGTGCCCCCGATCGCTCCGCCGCCACAGCCGGGCCGGCGGCCGTCGTGTCGGCGGCAGCGCGCAGGGTACCCGCAGGGCCAGAGGACGACCGGTCCGCGACAGGCAGCAGCCCGGAGAGGGGACAGCGATGACGCAGCCCGCCGACGACCACGCTCTCGACCGGCGCGCCGGCGTTTCCGAGCTCCGTCCGACGGCGGGGGACCCCGGACCCGTCCCCCCGCACGACGCCCGCCACGAAGACCTCCCGCTCGACCGCAACCAGGCGATCCTCCAGGCGGCCAAGCAGGTGGGCGCGATCCTGAAGCGCAACGAGCACCCGTTCGCGCTGGCCGGCAGCGTCGCCGTATACGCGCACGGCGGCACCCAGAACCTCCAGCACGACGTCGACTTCTGCATCCGTCCCGACGACGCCACGGCCGTGGCCGAGACCCTGCGGGAGGCCGGTCTGACGGTGTACACGCCGCCCGAGGACTGGCTGATGAAGGCGAAGTGCCTGGGCCAGCAGGTGGACCTCATCTTCGAGCTGGCCCACGAGCCCGTCACAACAAAGCTGCTGTCCCGGGCCCAGGACCTGTCGGTCGACTCGGTGCTCATGCCGGTGCTGGCACCGACCGACCTGCTGCGCGGTCTGCTCGCGGCCTTCTCCGAGCACCACTGCGACTTCGGCGCGGTGCTGCCGATCGCCCGCACCCTGCGGGAGAAGATCGACTGGGACGGGTTGCGCCGCGACTGCGGAGACGCCCCGATGCCTGCCGCGTTCTTCTTCGTTCTCGAACGGCTGGAGATCATCTCCCCGGCCGGTCCCTCGGCCGCCCCCGCGGCCACCGCCCCGAAGGAGGAGCAGCGATGAGCGACCCCGTCGGACACCAGGGCCCCGCGGCGAGCGGCCCCGCCGCCGCGGGCGGCACCGCCCGGAACGGCGGGAGTACCGAGAACGTCGAGTACCGCGTGGCCCACCTGCACGACCGGCTGGCCGCCGAGGAACTCGGCGAACTCGGCGTACGGGCCGAGATCCGGGCGGGGGCGATCGCGCTCACCGGCACGGTGCCCTCGGCGCGGTGCCGCGAGAGCGTGCTGCGGATCGCCCGCGAGGAGCTGGCCGGTCTCACCGTGCACACCGACATCGTGGTGGCGGAGACCACCCGTCCCGACCATGCGGAGGAACTGTGATGATCCGCGTCGCCGCCGTCGGAGACATCCATATGGGGCCCGACAGCGAGGGGCTGCTGCGGCCCGCCTTCGAGACCCTGCCCGACTGTGCCGACCTGCTGCTGCTCGCCGGGGACCTCACCCGGCACGGCACGCCCGACGAGGCCCGGGTGGTGGCGCGGGAGGTGCGGGGTCTGCCGGTTCCGGTGGTGGCCGTCCTCGGCAACCACGACCACCACGACGAACGGCCCGAGGAGGTGACCGGCATCCTCCGGGAGGCCGGGGTGACCGTCCTGGAGGGCGAGGGGACCGTCGTGGAGTGCGCCGGGGGCCGGGTGGGGATCGCGGGGGCCAAGGGGTTCGGCGGCGGATTCGTCGGGCGCAGCGCCGGTGAGTTCGGGGAGCCGGTGATGAAGGAGTTCGTGCGCACCACCCGCCGATCGGCCGACAGTCTGCACGCCGCGCTGAAGGAACTCGACGAGGAGGGCTGTGCGGCCCGGGTGGCGCTGACCCACTTCTCCCCCGTCGCCGACACGCTCGCCGGGGAGCCGCCGGAGATCCATCCCTTCCTCGGCAGCTACCTGCTCGCCGAGGCGATCGACACGGCCGGCGCCGACCTGGCCGTCCACGGCCACGCGCATCTGGGCACCGAGCACGGGATGACGGCGGGCGGCGTACGGGTGCGCAACGTGGCCCAGCCGGTCATCCGCCGGGCCTTCAACGTCTACCAGCTGGGCTCGGCCTGACCGCGTTCCCCGCTCCTGGTCGCCGCCGTCCTGGTCAGGGCCGTTCCAGGTCCCGCGTCGTACGTCCGAGGCAGGTGACGTCGGCGGGGTTCAGGCCGGCCGCCTCGATCACGTGGAAGCCGAGGCGGTCGTAGAAGGCCCTGGCGGGTGTGTTGGCGGTGGCCATGACCAAGTGAACGGCCGGGACGCCGCGTTCGCGCAGCGCCCGCCAGAACGTCCGCATCAGCGACCGGCCGTGACCGCGGCCCTGCCACTCGGGCAGCAGGTCGATGTGCAGGTGGGCCGGGTAGGCGGCGAGTTCGGGGACGATCATCCGCTCCGGGTCGTGCAGCAGCGCGGCCATCAGCTCGTCCGGTGTGCCGGGCGCACCGGGGGGCGCCGGGTAGCGGTCCGCGACGCGCGGCAGCCACTTGGCGCGGAACTCCTCGGCGAAGCGCGGGGTGTCCGCCGTGCCGAGGATGTAGCCGACCGCCCGGCCGTTCCCGTCGTCCAGCACGAAGGCCAGGTCCGGGTCCAGGTGGACGTAGGGAGCGGCGAAGATCGCGGGCAGGACGGCAGGGTCGGCGTACACGGGCCGGCTGTCCCGGCCGTTGTGCGCGGTGCGGACGCAGATGTCGTCGAGGGCCGGGGCGTCGGCGGGACGGTACGGGCGTACGGCGGCAGTCGGGTTCACTACGGCATCCTCCCCTCCTGGGAGCGCTCCCACAAGTGGTTCGCTTCGATCGCGGAAGCCCGGGTACCCGGCGGCCGCAATGTGGCCGACGTTGGCGGGAGGCCGGCGATGGAGGAAGCGACGGACCGGATCGCGCGCCCGTGGGGCGGCAGGACGCCCTACGGGCGCCACGAGACCTGGCCGGCCCGCGTGGACACGTTCCTCGCGCAGGGGGTGGACCCCTCCGCGGTCCAGCGGTGGGTGCAGTCGGCGTCGATCCTCCACTCCGACGGCGACGCCATGGACATCGCGGTGGCCGACGGCCGGATGGTGGGCGTACGGGGCCGCGACGTGGACCGGGTCAACCGGGGACGCCTCGGCCCGAAGGACCTGTACGGGTGGCAGGCGAACGCCTCGCGCGACCGGCTCACCCGGCCCCTGGTACGACGCGACGGACGACTGGTGGAGACGGACTGGGACACCGCGATGGACCTGGTGGCCTCCCGCTCCCGCGAGCTGCTCGACGAGCGCGGCCCCGGGTCGATCGGCTTCTACACCTCGGGCCAGCTGTTCCTGGAGGAGTACTACACCCTCGCGGTCCTGGCCCGGGCGGGCATCGGCACCAACCACCTGGACGGCAACACCCGCCTGTGCACATCGACGGCGGCGGAGGCGCTGAAGGAGACCTTCGGCTGCGACGGACAGCCCGGCAGCTACGACGACTTCGACCACGCCGACGTGATCGCGCTGTACGGCCACAACATCGCGGAGACCCAGCCCGTGCAGTGGATGCGGCTGCTGG carries:
- a CDS encoding SRPBCC family protein, with amino-acid sequence MTEYERSRTMPAQPEQVFDQAANVGQLDTWLPRDLHVEPEEPPAVTVHEDRTDQDTSALLSARPEQMRLEWGTRDQGSYAGWLQVAGLGTGASEVTVHLSFFDEDHDPGQPAVAEALDGSLRRLEEQVRIRADNAAD
- a CDS encoding PP2C family protein-serine/threonine phosphatase, yielding MSTSEASEALLQEFLADPAHLTLDLATAVTRCTEALDLQHAVVYLVDLQQRHLVPQTDVAPVIPVDGSLAGWAYRTQALRVEESETGGVTAWLPLLDGAERLGVLGVHTPALTTATLVRSRALASLLAMMITSKRAFEDSFVRHTRTERMHLTSELLRAFLPPRTIGNSHVVSTAVLEPAYELGGDAFDHSLTPTTLHVSVIDAMGHDLASGLTSAVAMAACRNARRNGNDLPALVQCVDEALAGWLPEQYCTAVLAQLEFETGLLRWSNCGHPAPLLIRGDQLIVDALEREADPPMGAPAQLSAEPRRTHEMRLEPGDRVLLYTDGITEARTREEKLFGLERFADYVIRATAGGELAPETLRRLIHSILDSQSGGQLRDDATILMFEWRPPTR
- a CDS encoding nucleotidyltransferase family protein — protein: MTQPADDHALDRRAGVSELRPTAGDPGPVPPHDARHEDLPLDRNQAILQAAKQVGAILKRNEHPFALAGSVAVYAHGGTQNLQHDVDFCIRPDDATAVAETLREAGLTVYTPPEDWLMKAKCLGQQVDLIFELAHEPVTTKLLSRAQDLSVDSVLMPVLAPTDLLRGLLAAFSEHHCDFGAVLPIARTLREKIDWDGLRRDCGDAPMPAAFFFVLERLEIISPAGPSAAPAATAPKEEQR
- a CDS encoding BON domain-containing protein, translated to MSDPVGHQGPAASGPAAAGGTARNGGSTENVEYRVAHLHDRLAAEELGELGVRAEIRAGAIALTGTVPSARCRESVLRIAREELAGLTVHTDIVVAETTRPDHAEEL
- a CDS encoding metallophosphoesterase family protein, which encodes MIRVAAVGDIHMGPDSEGLLRPAFETLPDCADLLLLAGDLTRHGTPDEARVVAREVRGLPVPVVAVLGNHDHHDERPEEVTGILREAGVTVLEGEGTVVECAGGRVGIAGAKGFGGGFVGRSAGEFGEPVMKEFVRTTRRSADSLHAALKELDEEGCAARVALTHFSPVADTLAGEPPEIHPFLGSYLLAEAIDTAGADLAVHGHAHLGTEHGMTAGGVRVRNVAQPVIRRAFNVYQLGSA
- a CDS encoding GNAT family N-acetyltransferase, translating into MNPTAAVRPYRPADAPALDDICVRTAHNGRDSRPVYADPAVLPAIFAAPYVHLDPDLAFVLDDGNGRAVGYILGTADTPRFAEEFRAKWLPRVADRYPAPPGAPGTPDELMAALLHDPERMIVPELAAYPAHLHIDLLPEWQGRGHGRSLMRTFWRALRERGVPAVHLVMATANTPARAFYDRLGFHVIEAAGLNPADVTCLGRTTRDLERP